The proteins below come from a single Natrinema sp. SYSU A 869 genomic window:
- a CDS encoding NRDE family protein, which translates to MCTLTLAWQVFDDAPVAVAANRDEALGRESVPPAIYDEEPLIVAPRDAEAGGTWIGYNEFGVFVGLTNKWTTTDLAGERSRGLLVADVLEARSAATAKSIVEDATDADEYSGFYLVVADDADAFCYQWDGALSLTEFEPGVHVVVNVAVDDDVDVPSIRPEAGREQAANARAVRETLAAEPGETAAGWLERAGDVLGDHEYGVCIHRNGFGTRSSSLIALGSETTQYAYAPGPPCRTGYEDVTVAAAAGTAAGVEPECQGDDPAVDGEGHI; encoded by the coding sequence GTGTGTACGCTCACGCTCGCCTGGCAGGTCTTCGACGACGCGCCGGTCGCGGTCGCCGCGAACCGCGACGAAGCACTAGGCCGGGAGTCGGTTCCGCCCGCCATCTACGACGAGGAGCCGCTGATCGTCGCGCCGCGGGACGCCGAGGCCGGCGGCACGTGGATTGGCTACAACGAGTTCGGCGTCTTCGTGGGACTGACGAATAAATGGACCACCACCGACCTCGCCGGCGAACGGTCGCGCGGGTTGCTCGTCGCGGACGTACTCGAGGCGCGATCCGCCGCGACAGCGAAATCGATCGTCGAAGACGCGACCGATGCCGACGAGTACAGCGGCTTCTACCTCGTCGTCGCTGACGACGCGGACGCGTTCTGTTATCAGTGGGACGGCGCGCTCTCCCTGACCGAGTTCGAGCCAGGAGTTCATGTCGTCGTCAACGTCGCGGTTGACGACGACGTCGACGTGCCGTCGATTCGGCCCGAGGCGGGTCGGGAGCAGGCGGCGAACGCTCGAGCAGTGCGAGAGACGCTCGCGGCCGAGCCGGGAGAGACGGCCGCGGGGTGGCTCGAGCGGGCTGGCGACGTCCTCGGCGATCACGAGTACGGCGTCTGTATCCACCGAAATGGGTTCGGGACTCGGTCGTCATCGCTGATCGCGCTCGGCTCCGAGACGACGCAGTACGCCTACGCGCCGGGACCGCCCTGTCGGACGGGCTACGAGGACGTGACCGTCGCCGCGGCGGCCGGCACGGCTGCTGGTGTCGAACCGGAGTGTCAGGGCGACGACCCAGCGGTCGACGGCGAAGGGCACATTTAA
- a CDS encoding MarR family transcriptional regulator codes for MSVSAAEAELTDDERAGLELVRESGGIHQSDFWKELDVSSRKGSRIVESLVEKELVDREETVYAGHNTYYISPTARDLDFTLLMAGDMLSPFIGEEEVDPNSDAFSQWIMNLAYEE; via the coding sequence GTGAGCGTTTCCGCGGCCGAAGCCGAACTCACCGACGACGAGCGAGCCGGTCTCGAACTCGTTCGTGAGTCCGGTGGCATCCACCAGAGCGACTTCTGGAAGGAACTGGACGTCTCCTCGCGGAAGGGCAGCCGGATCGTCGAGTCCCTCGTCGAGAAGGAACTCGTCGATCGAGAGGAGACAGTCTACGCCGGACACAACACCTACTACATCTCGCCGACCGCTCGAGACCTCGATTTCACCCTCCTGATGGCCGGCGACATGCTCTCGCCCTTCATCGGCGAGGAAGAGGTCGATCCCAACAGCGACGCCTTCTCGCAGTGGATCATGAACCTCGCGTACGAGGAGTAA
- a CDS encoding o-succinylbenzoate synthase — translation MSPNDDLALEYRSFSLELADPLETADGTINSRDGFLVRLIDGATGGDGPGDDPAVGYGEATPLSGWTESHEDCKAALERAREAIRMDGPSEALEVVDRQVAARHALAMALADLQATRESTPLYRYLGQGPMVGRVPVNATIGDGSPAETTEEARAAVDRGFGCCKLKVGLRSVEEDVERVRRVREAVGDGVELRADANEAWTYEEAQSALETFGDLGVSILEQPLPAGALEGHADLRELQTGVSIALDEGLLEHGVDAICEAGAADVVVLKPMALGGIDVARKVAAWLTELDVTPLVTTTIDGVVARTGAVHLAAAIPDVPACGLATGELLATDLGRDPVLLEKGSAVVPQAKGLGVSDVWGER, via the coding sequence ATGAGCCCGAACGACGACCTCGCCCTGGAGTACCGGTCGTTCTCGCTGGAGTTGGCCGACCCCCTCGAGACGGCAGACGGGACGATCAACTCCCGTGACGGCTTTCTCGTTCGGTTGATCGACGGTGCGACGGGTGGGGATGGACCCGGCGACGATCCGGCCGTCGGCTACGGCGAAGCGACACCGCTGTCGGGCTGGACGGAGTCGCACGAGGACTGCAAAGCGGCTCTTGAGCGCGCACGTGAGGCGATTCGAATGGACGGCCCGAGCGAGGCACTCGAGGTGGTCGACCGGCAAGTCGCGGCCCGACACGCGCTCGCGATGGCGCTGGCGGACCTGCAGGCGACCCGCGAGTCGACGCCGCTGTATCGCTACCTCGGGCAAGGGCCGATGGTCGGCCGGGTGCCGGTCAACGCGACGATCGGTGACGGATCGCCGGCCGAGACCACCGAAGAGGCGCGCGCTGCTGTTGATCGCGGTTTCGGCTGCTGTAAGCTGAAAGTCGGCCTCCGGAGCGTCGAGGAAGACGTCGAGCGCGTTCGCCGGGTGCGCGAGGCCGTCGGCGACGGCGTCGAACTGCGGGCCGACGCCAACGAGGCCTGGACCTACGAGGAAGCCCAGTCGGCACTCGAGACCTTCGGCGACCTCGGCGTCTCGATCCTCGAGCAGCCGCTGCCCGCGGGAGCGCTCGAGGGCCACGCCGACCTCCGCGAGTTGCAGACTGGCGTCTCGATCGCACTCGACGAGGGGCTGCTCGAGCACGGCGTCGACGCGATTTGTGAGGCCGGTGCGGCGGACGTCGTCGTCCTGAAACCCATGGCGCTGGGCGGGATCGACGTGGCCCGCAAGGTCGCAGCCTGGCTGACCGAACTCGACGTCACGCCGCTGGTGACGACGACGATCGATGGGGTCGTCGCCCGGACGGGCGCGGTCCACCTCGCGGCGGCGATTCCCGACGTGCCGGCCTGCGGGCTCGCAACCGGCGAACTGCTCGCGACCGATCTAGGACGGGATCCCGTGTTGCTCGAGAAGGGGTCGGCCGTCGTCCCGCAGGCGAAGGGACTCGGCGTCTCGGATGTGTGGGGAGAGCGATGA
- a CDS encoding class I adenylate-forming enzyme family protein: MIGEPIDWPTRDLVSHRVAATPERTALLDIETDTEWSVREFDRRVDHLALRLEERALEGSGTERGDRERIGLLMDTRPAFATLFFAAMRTGTTVVPLNVRETTGELAAKVERTDVAAIVCERGTEAAALEIAAETGSVDVYSVDDPERERTGPLVLSDSSDATDPGLESRSVEPVALERDDTQLIMFTSGTSGEPKGVRLTVGNLVASATASAFRLGVNPADRWLCCLPMYHMGGLAPVIRSVLYGTTVVIQREFDAESTARALDDSDVTGVSLVPTMCKRLLDAGWEPADALRFVLLGGAPASDEFLERCREASVPVHPTYGMTETASQIATATPAETGTHEGTVGQPLVFTDVSVVDETGSTVEPGEPGELVVSGPTVTPGYLEDEQTAAAFGERGFHTGDVGYRDADGRLWVLNRRSDRIVTGGENVDPGEVVAVLREHPRVEDAAVVGLADEEWGERVAALVVPDSETNPETGPDADRLLEPRSLLAHCDERLAGFKRPKTIGFADALPRTASGTVDREAVRERLLEAGTDVTDAV, encoded by the coding sequence ATGATCGGCGAGCCGATCGACTGGCCGACGCGCGATCTGGTCAGCCACCGCGTCGCGGCGACGCCAGAGCGGACGGCGCTACTCGATATCGAGACCGACACTGAGTGGAGCGTCCGCGAGTTCGACCGCCGCGTCGACCACCTCGCGTTGCGTCTCGAGGAGCGCGCCCTCGAGGGGAGCGGTACCGAGCGAGGTGACCGCGAGCGGATCGGTCTCCTCATGGACACCCGTCCCGCCTTCGCGACGCTCTTTTTCGCCGCGATGCGGACCGGCACGACCGTGGTCCCGCTGAACGTCCGCGAGACGACCGGCGAACTCGCGGCGAAGGTCGAACGGACGGACGTCGCCGCGATCGTCTGCGAACGCGGGACCGAAGCCGCTGCGCTCGAGATTGCTGCCGAAACCGGTTCAGTCGACGTTTACTCGGTGGACGACCCGGAAAGGGAACGGACGGGGCCGCTGGTCCTGTCTGATTCGAGCGATGCGACGGATCCCGGCCTCGAGTCGCGATCGGTCGAGCCGGTCGCGCTCGAGCGCGACGATACCCAACTGATCATGTTCACGTCCGGCACGTCCGGGGAGCCAAAGGGTGTCCGGCTGACGGTCGGCAACCTCGTCGCGAGCGCGACCGCCTCCGCGTTCCGGCTGGGCGTGAATCCGGCCGATCGGTGGCTCTGCTGTCTCCCGATGTACCACATGGGCGGGCTGGCGCCCGTGATCCGGTCGGTGCTGTACGGGACGACCGTGGTGATTCAGCGCGAATTCGACGCGGAATCGACCGCTCGCGCGCTTGACGACTCCGACGTGACCGGCGTCTCGCTCGTCCCGACGATGTGCAAGCGGCTGCTCGACGCCGGCTGGGAGCCGGCCGACGCGCTGCGGTTCGTCCTGCTCGGCGGCGCGCCCGCGTCCGACGAGTTTCTCGAGCGCTGTCGAGAGGCAAGCGTCCCGGTCCATCCGACCTACGGGATGACTGAGACGGCGTCCCAGATCGCGACGGCGACGCCCGCGGAGACCGGGACACACGAGGGGACCGTGGGACAGCCACTGGTCTTTACCGACGTCTCAGTCGTCGACGAGACGGGTTCGACGGTCGAACCCGGCGAACCGGGCGAACTCGTCGTCTCGGGACCGACGGTGACGCCGGGCTACCTCGAGGACGAGCAGACGGCGGCGGCGTTCGGCGAACGCGGCTTCCACACCGGCGACGTCGGCTATCGGGACGCCGACGGTCGGCTGTGGGTCCTCAACCGCCGCAGCGATCGCATCGTCACCGGCGGCGAGAACGTCGATCCCGGAGAGGTCGTCGCCGTGCTCCGGGAGCATCCCCGCGTCGAGGATGCCGCGGTCGTTGGGCTCGCGGACGAGGAGTGGGGAGAGCGAGTCGCCGCGCTCGTCGTTCCCGATTCGGAGACGAATCCGGAGACGGGACCGGACGCCGATCGGCTCCTCGAGCCCCGGTCGCTGCTCGCCCACTGCGACGAGCGCCTCGCCGGGTTCAAGCGACCGAAGACGATCGGATTCGCCGACGCGCTCCCCCGGACGGCCTCGGGAACCGTCGACCGCGAGGCGGTTCGAGAGCGCCTGCTCGAGGCGGGGACGGACGTCACTGACGCCGTGTGA
- a CDS encoding 1,4-dihydroxy-2-naphthoate polyprenyltransferase has protein sequence MSSAEVEISRTKAWLMAARPQTLPAAAAPIIVGTGLAVHEGVFAPLPAVMAFVGAALIQVGTNFANDYYDAVKGADTEDREGFTRVTQSGLISPGQVKLATVVTFGLAILTGTYLVYVGGLPILVVGVVSVFCGWAYTGGPYPLGYHGLGDLFVFVFFGLVAVTGTYYVQAVAVLAEPLATTVPDGTVTREALAASLPVAGLSTAIIIVNNIRDRETDAETGKRTLAVRLGYRWSRLEYVAMLALAYLVPVWFWLRADFGPGALLPLVTLPYAAMVARTVCTRTDGEALNPALEQTGKLLAMYAICFAGGLVVL, from the coding sequence ATGAGTTCGGCTGAGGTCGAAATTTCACGGACGAAGGCGTGGCTGATGGCGGCCCGCCCCCAGACCTTGCCCGCGGCTGCGGCTCCGATCATCGTGGGGACGGGGTTGGCAGTTCACGAGGGTGTGTTCGCGCCGCTGCCGGCGGTAATGGCGTTCGTCGGTGCGGCGCTGATTCAGGTCGGGACGAATTTCGCGAATGACTACTACGACGCGGTCAAGGGTGCCGACACCGAGGACCGCGAGGGCTTTACCCGCGTCACCCAATCGGGGCTCATCTCCCCCGGACAGGTCAAGCTCGCGACCGTCGTGACGTTCGGGCTGGCGATCCTCACCGGCACCTATCTCGTCTACGTCGGGGGGCTCCCGATCCTCGTCGTGGGGGTCGTGAGCGTCTTCTGCGGCTGGGCCTACACCGGCGGCCCCTACCCGCTGGGCTATCACGGGCTGGGTGACCTCTTCGTGTTCGTCTTCTTCGGCCTCGTCGCCGTGACGGGGACCTACTACGTTCAGGCCGTGGCGGTTCTCGCAGAGCCGCTCGCGACGACGGTTCCCGACGGAACGGTCACGCGCGAAGCCCTCGCAGCGAGCCTGCCGGTTGCCGGGCTCTCGACGGCCATCATCATCGTGAACAACATCCGCGACAGGGAGACCGACGCCGAGACCGGTAAGCGGACTCTGGCGGTCCGACTCGGCTACCGGTGGAGCCGCCTCGAGTACGTCGCCATGCTCGCGCTCGCCTACCTCGTGCCCGTCTGGTTCTGGCTCCGTGCGGACTTCGGCCCCGGCGCGTTGCTCCCGCTGGTGACCCTTCCCTATGCCGCGATGGTCGCCCGAACGGTCTGTACGCGAACTGACGGCGAGGCGCTCAACCCGGCGCTCGAGCAGACGGGCAAACTGCTCGCGATGTACGCGATCTGTTTCGCCGGAGGACTGGTGGTGCTATGA
- the gatA gene encoding Asp-tRNA(Asn)/Glu-tRNA(Gln) amidotransferase subunit GatA, protein MSENIFITEERIEGAEDGPLAGKTVAVKDNISTEGVRTTCGSRMLEDYVPPYDATVVSRLKDAGATIVGKANMDEFGMGTTTETSYFGETDNPAAPGHVPGGSSGGSAAAVAAGEADLALGSDTGGSVRCPAAFCGVVGIKPTYGLVSRYGLVAYGNSLEQIGPFGETVEDAAQLLDVIAGSDERDATTREGRSEGDDSSYADAATGDVDGLSIGVPTELLEGADEGVVETFWDALGELEDRGAEYHEVSLPSVEHAVEAYYVIAMSEASSNLARFDGVRYGHSGGYDGNWNETFARAREEGFGDEVKRRILLGTYALSAGYHDKYYKKAQDARAWVKQDFDEALSEADVLASPTMPVPPFELGESLDDPLQLYLADANTVPVNLADLPAISVPAGETDGLPVGLQLVGPAFGEEQLIRAASALA, encoded by the coding sequence AAAACGGTCGCAGTCAAGGACAACATCTCCACCGAAGGCGTCCGCACGACCTGTGGCTCGCGGATGCTCGAGGACTACGTCCCGCCCTACGACGCCACGGTCGTCTCTCGACTCAAGGACGCCGGCGCAACGATCGTCGGCAAAGCCAACATGGACGAGTTCGGGATGGGGACGACTACCGAGACCTCCTACTTCGGCGAGACGGACAACCCCGCCGCACCGGGCCACGTCCCCGGCGGCTCTTCGGGCGGCTCCGCGGCCGCCGTCGCCGCTGGTGAGGCCGACCTCGCGCTCGGCTCCGATACCGGTGGCTCCGTCCGCTGTCCGGCCGCCTTCTGTGGCGTCGTCGGTATCAAACCCACGTACGGACTGGTCTCGCGGTACGGCCTCGTGGCCTACGGCAACAGTCTCGAGCAGATCGGCCCCTTCGGCGAGACCGTCGAGGACGCCGCGCAGTTGCTCGACGTGATTGCCGGGAGCGACGAACGTGACGCGACGACACGCGAGGGTCGCAGCGAGGGCGACGACTCGAGCTACGCAGACGCCGCGACCGGCGATGTCGACGGGCTTTCGATCGGCGTTCCGACGGAGTTGCTCGAGGGCGCCGACGAGGGCGTCGTCGAGACGTTCTGGGATGCACTGGGCGAACTCGAGGATCGCGGCGCGGAGTACCACGAAGTCTCGCTACCGTCGGTCGAACACGCCGTCGAGGCCTACTACGTGATCGCGATGTCGGAGGCGTCCTCGAACCTCGCGCGGTTCGACGGCGTCCGCTACGGGCACTCGGGCGGTTACGACGGCAACTGGAACGAGACCTTCGCCCGGGCCCGCGAGGAAGGCTTCGGCGACGAGGTCAAGCGACGGATCCTGCTCGGTACCTACGCGCTCTCGGCGGGCTACCACGACAAGTACTACAAGAAGGCCCAGGACGCTCGCGCGTGGGTCAAGCAGGACTTCGATGAGGCGCTCTCGGAGGCCGACGTGCTCGCAAGCCCAACGATGCCGGTCCCGCCGTTCGAACTCGGCGAGAGCCTGGATGATCCGCTCCAGTTGTACCTCGCCGACGCGAACACGGTGCCGGTCAACCTCGCCGACCTGCCCGCCATCTCGGTTCCGGCGGGCGAAACCGACGGCCTCCCCGTCGGCCTCCAACTCGTCGGCCCCGCCTTCGGCGAGGAGCAGTTGATCCGCGCTGCGAGTGCACTCGCCTGA
- a CDS encoding right-handed parallel beta-helix repeat-containing protein: MSNDTNDTSGQRAGIGQSTRRTFLGGLGATAGLGTLTGFAEARGGDGGGLSNAVYYVVRSDGRRPNGHGSNGHGQWSNRDSGRGRDEDGEASYHVLEGETGSVAFTTDGTAEEAFQYAFDDLPTGGTVVASGDDFQFGSPATLGDDTALVGQQGTRFVVSRTGMRDDQTTDEQSGHDLIRARGDDVAIANIAFDANGTQLDNHAIQADECDGLLVANNRTVDGFQMAISFSRCTNVQIVGNEVLDPNWYGITSRSAPTGSDRDLRRSENVVIARNYVAGVTYNNIATYNVSNFSVSNNVVVDGGHSLIACSPAQQGAIVGNVCRDLTEYAPDPGGEAGIEIEYKETHVREEIAGTPLARSFDITISGNQVDNCPVGVLARTVPSDSDDQAARETERPYSFTVTGNTISDAADAGIRIRSGEAGVVATNTVRNSPAPIEVDESYAVDIQQGLNATRE; this comes from the coding sequence ATGTCAAACGATACCAACGACACCAGTGGCCAGCGAGCCGGAATCGGACAGTCGACGCGACGAACGTTTCTGGGTGGACTCGGGGCGACCGCCGGCCTCGGCACGTTGACCGGATTCGCCGAGGCACGGGGAGGCGACGGCGGGGGGCTTTCGAATGCCGTCTACTACGTCGTCCGTTCCGACGGCCGTAGACCGAACGGTCACGGGTCGAACGGACACGGCCAGTGGTCGAATCGCGACTCCGGACGTGGCCGCGATGAAGACGGCGAGGCTAGCTACCACGTCCTCGAGGGTGAGACTGGATCGGTCGCGTTCACGACCGATGGAACTGCAGAGGAGGCGTTCCAGTACGCGTTCGACGACCTTCCAACCGGCGGAACCGTCGTCGCGAGCGGCGACGACTTCCAGTTCGGCAGCCCGGCCACGCTCGGCGACGACACCGCGCTGGTTGGCCAGCAGGGAACGCGGTTCGTCGTGTCCCGGACGGGAATGCGAGATGACCAGACAACCGACGAGCAGTCGGGACACGACCTGATCCGTGCCCGCGGCGACGACGTGGCGATCGCCAACATCGCGTTCGACGCGAACGGAACGCAACTCGACAACCACGCGATACAGGCCGACGAGTGTGACGGCCTGCTGGTGGCGAACAACCGCACCGTCGACGGCTTCCAGATGGCAATCTCGTTCTCGCGGTGTACGAACGTGCAGATCGTCGGCAACGAGGTTCTCGACCCCAACTGGTACGGAATCACCAGTCGCAGCGCCCCGACCGGCAGCGACCGGGACCTGCGCCGCTCCGAAAACGTCGTCATCGCGCGGAACTACGTCGCCGGCGTGACGTACAACAACATTGCCACCTACAACGTCAGCAACTTCTCGGTCTCCAACAACGTGGTCGTTGACGGCGGCCACAGTCTCATCGCCTGTTCGCCCGCTCAGCAGGGCGCGATCGTCGGGAACGTCTGTCGCGACCTCACGGAGTACGCCCCTGACCCCGGCGGTGAGGCAGGAATCGAAATCGAGTACAAGGAAACCCACGTCCGCGAGGAGATCGCTGGCACGCCGCTGGCGCGCTCGTTCGATATCACCATCTCGGGCAATCAGGTCGACAACTGTCCGGTCGGCGTGCTCGCGCGGACCGTTCCGTCCGACAGCGACGATCAGGCCGCCCGCGAGACGGAGCGCCCCTACAGCTTCACCGTAACGGGGAACACGATCAGTGACGCCGCGGATGCGGGCATCCGAATCCGGTCGGGCGAGGCTGGCGTCGTCGCGACGAACACAGTCCGGAACAGTCCCGCGCCCATCGAGGTCGACGAGAGTTATGCCGTCGATATTCAGCAGGGACTGAACGCCACGCGGGAGTGA
- a CDS encoding 1,4-dihydroxy-2-naphthoyl-CoA synthase encodes MVSELFDPEQWGPTELNDEFEDITYHRAVDSGTVRIAFDRPDVRNAFRPGTVDELYDALDHAKRQTDVGCILLTGNGPSSKDDGWAFCSGGDQTIRGEDGYQYEGDEERASEQGRLHILEVQRLIRHIPKVVVAVVPGWAVGGGHSLHVVCDLTLASEEHAKFLQTDPDVASYDAGFGSAYLAKQIGQKKAREVFFLGKTYDAEEAAEMGMVNEAVPHEELEETALEWGDRINSKSPTAMRMLKYAFNMTDDGMVGQQVFAGEATRLGYMTDEAKEGRDAFVEGREPDFDDFPWHY; translated from the coding sequence ATGGTTTCGGAACTCTTTGATCCCGAGCAATGGGGCCCCACGGAGCTAAACGACGAGTTTGAGGACATTACCTACCACCGAGCGGTCGACTCAGGCACGGTCCGGATCGCGTTCGACCGGCCCGACGTACGCAACGCCTTCCGACCCGGCACTGTCGACGAACTCTACGATGCACTCGACCACGCCAAGCGCCAGACCGACGTGGGCTGTATCCTGCTGACCGGGAACGGTCCCTCCTCGAAGGACGACGGCTGGGCGTTCTGTTCCGGCGGGGATCAGACAATTCGGGGTGAAGACGGCTACCAGTACGAGGGCGACGAAGAGCGGGCATCGGAGCAGGGCCGGCTCCACATTCTCGAGGTCCAGCGCCTCATTCGCCACATTCCGAAGGTGGTCGTCGCCGTGGTGCCGGGCTGGGCTGTCGGCGGGGGCCACTCGCTGCACGTCGTCTGCGATCTCACGCTCGCGAGTGAGGAGCACGCGAAGTTCCTCCAGACCGACCCGGACGTGGCGAGCTACGACGCCGGCTTCGGCTCGGCCTACCTCGCGAAACAGATCGGCCAGAAGAAAGCCCGCGAGGTGTTCTTCCTCGGGAAGACCTACGACGCCGAGGAGGCCGCGGAGATGGGCATGGTTAACGAAGCGGTCCCCCACGAGGAGTTAGAGGAGACCGCCCTCGAGTGGGGCGACCGAATCAACTCGAAGAGCCCGACGGCGATGCGGATGCTCAAGTACGCGTTCAACATGACCGACGACGGGATGGTCGGCCAGCAGGTCTTCGCCGGCGAGGCGACGCGACTGGGCTACATGACCGACGAGGCGAAGGAGGGGCGGGACGCGTTCGTCGAAGGTCGCGAGCCGGACTTCGACGATTTCCCGTGGCACTACTGA